In a genomic window of Spirosoma agri:
- a CDS encoding TetR/AcrR family transcriptional regulator, with protein MEKDEKVRRNRAKTTQRIVEALEEVIAERGLEGVGVNRVAEKANVSKVLIYRYFGGMEGLLEYYVKMGKLFPVFNPAVLDQIRPLQESDVARIWYRQVIQTYRYFRTFKAAREILKATVIENDSIAETTAKAQDEEMTRLVEQLSFVKGADTQAISAIVLGAMTYLTIMAQNDRTMISIDLRSEEGWKRIENAVKTIYISLNKMAIQSKEVNLELQSAHLPIAQW; from the coding sequence ATGGAGAAGGACGAAAAGGTCAGACGTAACCGCGCTAAAACAACTCAGCGGATCGTAGAAGCGCTGGAAGAAGTAATCGCAGAGCGGGGTCTGGAAGGTGTGGGAGTCAATCGGGTAGCTGAAAAGGCTAATGTCAGTAAAGTACTGATTTACCGCTACTTCGGTGGTATGGAGGGACTTCTGGAATACTATGTGAAGATGGGTAAACTCTTTCCAGTATTCAATCCAGCTGTGCTGGACCAAATTCGTCCTTTACAAGAATCTGACGTAGCGCGTATTTGGTATCGTCAGGTGATTCAGACTTACCGTTACTTCCGGACGTTCAAAGCAGCCCGTGAGATTCTGAAAGCGACCGTTATCGAAAATGATTCGATCGCGGAAACAACGGCTAAAGCACAGGACGAAGAAATGACGCGCCTTGTTGAGCAGTTATCGTTCGTTAAAGGTGCTGACACTCAGGCAATTTCAGCAATTGTTCTTGGCGCGATGACTTATCTGACGATTATGGCTCAGAACGATCGCACAATGATTAGCATTGATTTACGGAGCGAGGAAGGTTGGAAACGCATCGAAAACGCCGTTAAAACAATCTATATTTCCTTGAATAAAATGGCAATTCAATCAAAAGAAGTTAACCTAGAGTTGCAGTCGGCACATTTGCCAATTGCTCAGTGGTAA
- the fabD gene encoding ACP S-malonyltransferase → MKAYVFPGQGSQFRGMGLDLYQHSEAARQLFDQANQLLGYDLTRIMFEGTEQELKQTIYTQPAVLLHGVVLALTTDSFAPDMVAGHSLGELSALTAAGVLSFENGLTLASIRATAMQKACEVAPSGMAAVLGLADDVIERICAGITSETIVPANYNCPGQVVISGSMAGIELAAEQLKAAGAKRVLPLPVGGAFHSPFMEPAREEFARAVEEMTFSEPRCPIYQNVNAQPTTDPAIIKANLIAQLTAPVRWTQSVERMTADGATEFIECGPGKVLQGLIKKIAAEAIVSAV, encoded by the coding sequence ATGAAAGCATACGTATTTCCCGGCCAGGGCTCTCAATTTCGGGGCATGGGTCTTGACCTCTATCAACATTCCGAAGCCGCCCGTCAGCTATTCGATCAGGCGAACCAACTACTGGGCTATGATCTGACCCGGATCATGTTTGAAGGAACGGAGCAGGAGTTGAAGCAAACGATCTATACACAACCAGCGGTGCTGCTCCATGGGGTTGTGTTAGCGCTTACGACAGATTCGTTCGCTCCGGATATGGTAGCCGGGCACTCATTGGGCGAGTTATCTGCCTTGACGGCGGCAGGTGTACTCTCCTTTGAGAATGGGTTGACACTGGCATCCATTCGCGCCACTGCCATGCAGAAGGCCTGTGAAGTAGCTCCATCGGGTATGGCTGCGGTATTAGGGCTGGCCGACGATGTGATCGAGCGGATCTGCGCCGGTATTACTAGCGAAACCATCGTACCTGCCAATTACAATTGTCCTGGTCAGGTTGTTATTTCCGGCAGCATGGCTGGTATAGAACTGGCGGCAGAACAACTGAAAGCTGCGGGGGCAAAGCGGGTATTACCCTTACCTGTCGGCGGAGCATTCCACTCCCCGTTTATGGAACCTGCCCGTGAAGAATTTGCCAGAGCGGTTGAAGAAATGACCTTCAGCGAGCCCCGTTGCCCAATTTACCAAAACGTGAACGCTCAGCCAACGACCGATCCGGCTATTATTAAGGCTAATTTAATTGCCCAATTAACTGCACCCGTCCGATGGACACAGTCGGTTGAGCGTATGACAGCTGATGGGGCAACCGAATTTATTGAGTGTGGTCCGGGCAAAGTGTTGCAGGGGCTAATAAAAAAGATAGCTGCCGAGGCTATTGTAAGCGCTGTCTAA
- a CDS encoding alpha/beta fold hydrolase codes for MKTFLFLALLLVARFSVAQPTSFSVVVVGKGQPILLIPGYSCSGEVWNETVDHLKDRYECHVLTLPGFAGVPAIKNPVLATVRDEIIQYIKTKKLRQPILMGHSLGAFMSLWVSSREPSLVSKLICVDGVPFISAMMNPATNADSLRKNPMYNADVVAQNFVNLPNGNYETNMVKSMLTQVSDTTRARQIARWSALSDRRTLGYTLVEMSLTDLRNDIARIQSPTLVLGSLYFNSQATSERILTEQYKQLGHKTIAVAQTKHFIMYDDPQWFYQQIDHFLQRAN; via the coding sequence ATGAAAACGTTCTTGTTTTTAGCATTACTGCTTGTCGCTCGATTCAGTGTTGCTCAGCCAACATCATTCAGCGTCGTTGTCGTCGGTAAAGGACAGCCGATTCTGCTTATTCCTGGCTATTCCTGTAGTGGGGAGGTCTGGAATGAAACAGTAGACCACTTGAAAGATCGGTATGAATGCCATGTGCTGACGCTACCTGGTTTTGCGGGCGTTCCAGCCATTAAGAACCCGGTACTGGCGACAGTGCGCGACGAGATTATCCAGTACATCAAGACAAAAAAATTACGTCAACCAATTCTCATGGGTCATAGTCTTGGGGCCTTCATGAGCCTTTGGGTGAGCAGCAGAGAGCCGTCGCTGGTTAGTAAGCTCATTTGTGTTGATGGCGTACCGTTTATTTCCGCGATGATGAATCCGGCGACGAACGCGGATTCGCTCCGAAAAAATCCGATGTATAATGCCGACGTCGTGGCGCAGAATTTTGTGAACCTGCCAAACGGCAATTACGAAACCAATATGGTTAAGTCGATGCTTACGCAGGTGAGTGATACGACAAGAGCGCGGCAAATTGCCCGCTGGTCGGCGCTGAGCGACCGCCGAACACTTGGCTATACGCTTGTTGAGATGAGCCTGACAGACCTTCGAAATGACATTGCTCGTATCCAGTCGCCAACGCTCGTTTTGGGAAGTTTGTATTTTAATAGCCAGGCAACGAGCGAGCGAATTTTGACGGAACAGTACAAACAGCTAGGCCACAAAACGATAGCGGTTGCCCAGACGAAGCATTTCATTATGTACGACGATCCGCAGTGGTTTTATCAGCAGATCGATCACTTTCTACAAAGGGCTAATTAA
- a CDS encoding vanadium-dependent haloperoxidase, protein MNVPFRFSFLLAILLVAFAGCQKSSSPVEYNAKAANPEYYNSALNKLTQVVIHDIFSPPVASRIYAYANLAGYEALAPFDAQYESLGGKLKRFQASPKPEPGKEYCFPLASTHAFLTVARALTFSVEYYDEFEKTFYEQYKKDGVPDEVYDRSMAYGETVAKHILDYAAKDNYKQTRGFKHTVTNEEGTWVPTPPAYMDAAEPQWNKIRCWAMDTCSQFMPPRPFPFSLVKGSPYEKELDEVYQVGKNLDKQKQDIAYFWDDNAFVMNVAGHVMYASKKMTPGGHWLGIAQTVGRKKKLTMIQMVEAYALTSFALTDGFISCWDEKYRTKTVRPETVINKSIDPKWTPFLQTPPFPEYPSGHSVISTAAATVLTNLIGDNITFTDSTEFQYGHGVRSFKSFRDAANEASISRMYGGIHYRSALENGQVEGEQVGKWVIQKIRARKSAVASR, encoded by the coding sequence ATGAACGTACCGTTTCGATTCAGTTTCCTGCTGGCGATCCTGCTTGTTGCGTTTGCCGGATGCCAGAAGTCTTCTTCTCCTGTCGAATACAACGCCAAAGCGGCTAATCCTGAATACTACAATTCGGCTCTGAACAAACTGACGCAGGTTGTCATTCACGATATTTTTTCGCCCCCCGTTGCCAGTCGAATTTATGCCTATGCCAACCTGGCTGGCTATGAAGCACTCGCTCCATTCGATGCTCAGTATGAATCGCTGGGCGGAAAACTGAAGCGCTTTCAGGCGAGTCCAAAGCCGGAACCCGGCAAGGAGTATTGTTTCCCACTGGCCAGCACGCACGCATTCCTGACCGTGGCCCGCGCGCTCACGTTTTCAGTCGAATACTATGATGAATTTGAAAAAACGTTTTATGAGCAATACAAAAAAGATGGTGTGCCCGATGAGGTATATGATCGGTCCATGGCGTATGGTGAAACGGTAGCCAAACACATTCTGGATTATGCTGCGAAGGATAACTACAAACAAACGCGTGGCTTCAAGCATACGGTGACCAACGAAGAGGGAACCTGGGTGCCAACGCCACCGGCTTACATGGACGCTGCAGAGCCTCAATGGAACAAAATTCGTTGCTGGGCCATGGATACGTGTAGTCAGTTTATGCCGCCCCGCCCCTTTCCGTTTAGCTTAGTGAAAGGAAGTCCATACGAAAAAGAACTGGATGAAGTCTATCAGGTTGGGAAGAATCTGGATAAACAGAAACAGGACATCGCCTATTTCTGGGATGACAATGCCTTCGTTATGAACGTGGCTGGACACGTCATGTATGCCAGCAAGAAAATGACGCCCGGTGGTCACTGGCTGGGTATTGCCCAAACGGTGGGTCGTAAAAAGAAATTAACCATGATACAAATGGTTGAAGCCTACGCGTTAACGTCATTTGCCCTGACCGATGGATTTATCTCCTGCTGGGATGAGAAATACCGGACAAAAACGGTTCGGCCCGAAACGGTTATCAATAAGTCGATTGATCCGAAATGGACGCCATTTCTGCAAACACCCCCATTCCCTGAATATCCCAGCGGCCACAGCGTAATTTCAACGGCAGCGGCTACCGTACTAACAAACCTGATCGGGGACAATATTACCTTCACTGATTCAACGGAGTTTCAGTATGGTCACGGCGTTCGGTCATTCAAATCATTTCGGGATGCCGCTAATGAAGCCTCAATAAGTCGTATGTATGGTGGTATTCACTATCGATCGGCTCTGGAGAATGGACAGGTAGAAGGCGAACAGGTTGGCAAGTGGGTCATCCAGAAAATTCGCGCCCGTAAGTCGGCTGTGGCTAGTCGGTAG
- a CDS encoding RNA polymerase sigma factor yields the protein MALLTDFDTLHQTYYPKVLKLCLGYTGDYAQAQDLAQETFVKVWQNLAKFKGESLVSTWLYRIAVNTCLNHLRTARHRPTDALQTHHSEQIAEETGELDQQINLLYKCISQLAETDRLIISLVLEDTPYTEIAQIAGISDGNLRVKIHRIKQQLTDIYHRYGRL from the coding sequence ATGGCCCTACTTACGGACTTCGATACGCTGCACCAAACGTATTATCCCAAAGTGCTGAAACTATGCTTAGGCTATACCGGCGACTATGCACAGGCGCAGGATCTTGCTCAAGAGACGTTTGTGAAGGTGTGGCAAAACCTGGCAAAATTTAAGGGCGAGTCGCTGGTGAGTACCTGGCTGTATCGAATTGCCGTCAATACATGCCTGAATCATTTAAGAACGGCCCGGCATCGCCCTACGGATGCGCTCCAAACGCATCATAGCGAACAGATCGCGGAAGAGACAGGCGAGCTAGACCAGCAGATTAACCTGCTCTACAAATGCATCAGCCAACTCGCCGAAACCGATCGGCTCATCATTTCGCTCGTTCTGGAAGACACGCCTTACACAGAAATAGCGCAGATTGCCGGTATTTCGGACGGTAATCTGCGCGTCAAAATTCACCGGATCAAGCAACAACTCACCGACATCTATCATCGATATGGACGACTTTGA
- a CDS encoding VCBS repeat-containing protein, producing MKQIGLLILVSSVLLTGCNSLKSEKPLFQALDSTQTGVGFVNHLVPSEKLNILDYLYFYNGGGVSAGDINNDGLTDLYFVSNQGKNKLYLNKGNFKFEDITAKAGVEGFSDWQTGSTMVDINGDGFLDIYVCAVGNFRGLEGANELYINNGDNTFTEKAADYGLDFTGFSTQAAFFDYDHDGDLDCYLLNHAVHTSRSYDRVSARNLRHNESGDYLYENQLITKAGKAPAGKTARFVNVSEKAGIYGAAMGYGLGIAVADLNNDGWEDLYVSNDFHEDDYYYINNQNGTFTESVRKAFQHTSRFSMGNDVADVNNDGFADIMTLDMYPEDEVVEKSSLGEDPLDIYFYKLAYGYMNQYSRNCLQLNLSGKKFMDIGSMAGVAATDWSWSPLLADYDNDGIKDLFVANGIVHRPNNLDYVKFAADDSLRYAMETSRSLDNRAVKLMPEGKVHNYLYRGTSTLQFEDKSTAWGFQTPNFSNGAAYADLDNDGDLDLITNNIDDPAGLYRNDANEVFPNNKHLTIKLKGDAPNTFGVGAKVILKYNDTTLVQQLMPTRGFESSVAPELLFGIGQHDSVDSLIVIWPNQQMEIQRNVKANQTITLQQAKAKLDGKNFRYTAPAVSPLFADITANDSIPYKHKENKEYFDFVREPLMPFELSTEGPHLAVGDVNGDGLEDMYAGGAKWQVGSLLIQQPDGRFKSSVQPAFITDSTYEDVDAVFFDADGDKDLDLYVVSGGNEFYDKMPEQFDRLYLNDGRGEFSRAPSALPPMYDSKSCVRPVDVDKDGDLDLFVGGRVMGFNYGKSPNSYLLINDGKGHFSDQTDKRATGLRKAGMITDAVWADYDGDKDPDLIVAGDWMPLKIFINDKGKLSEIGPITEGETPLNGFFQRIIAADFDRDGDIDLMAGNLGTNTKFRKRPDSQLRMWVKDVDNNQTTEQIIAYNRGNDWYPLAFKDELGKQMPGVINKRFTDYVSFAGKPLNNVLTDSELKDADELTVNQFASVYLENKNGKFVVHELPMMAQVSKLFALQAIDIDHDGDLDVLGGGNFYNVSTYQGRYDASYGLVLKNDGKGHFTALSPVDTGFLLNGEIRDIRPLQTAQGPLIVVARNGAGLQLFKPLDSGKPAF from the coding sequence ATGAAACAAATTGGTTTATTGATACTGGTCAGTAGTGTACTACTGACTGGTTGTAATTCACTCAAGTCAGAAAAGCCGCTTTTTCAAGCCCTTGATTCAACCCAGACGGGTGTTGGTTTCGTGAACCATCTCGTGCCGTCGGAGAAATTGAACATACTCGATTACCTGTACTTCTACAACGGGGGCGGTGTATCCGCGGGCGATATTAACAATGATGGACTAACGGACCTGTATTTTGTCTCGAACCAGGGGAAGAATAAGCTTTACCTCAACAAAGGCAATTTCAAGTTTGAGGATATAACCGCCAAAGCAGGTGTTGAAGGGTTTTCGGACTGGCAGACTGGTTCAACAATGGTAGATATTAACGGCGACGGATTCCTTGATATCTACGTCTGCGCTGTTGGGAACTTCCGGGGGCTTGAAGGCGCGAACGAATTGTATATCAATAACGGTGACAACACATTCACCGAAAAAGCAGCCGACTACGGGCTCGACTTTACAGGCTTCTCCACCCAAGCTGCTTTCTTCGATTATGACCACGATGGCGATCTGGATTGCTACCTGCTTAATCATGCTGTGCACACGTCCCGCAGTTATGACCGCGTTTCGGCCCGTAATCTGCGCCACAACGAGTCCGGTGATTATCTATACGAAAATCAATTGATAACTAAAGCCGGGAAAGCACCGGCGGGGAAAACGGCCCGTTTTGTCAATGTAAGCGAAAAGGCCGGCATCTACGGGGCTGCTATGGGTTATGGCTTAGGCATAGCAGTTGCCGATCTGAATAACGATGGTTGGGAAGACTTATACGTTTCAAACGATTTCCACGAGGACGACTATTATTACATCAACAATCAGAATGGCACGTTCACGGAGAGCGTCCGAAAAGCGTTTCAGCATACCAGCCGGTTTTCGATGGGAAACGACGTGGCCGATGTAAACAACGATGGCTTTGCCGACATTATGACACTCGACATGTACCCGGAAGACGAAGTCGTCGAAAAGTCATCGCTTGGTGAAGACCCACTCGATATTTACTTCTACAAGCTGGCCTACGGTTACATGAACCAATATAGCCGGAACTGCCTTCAACTGAATTTGTCGGGGAAGAAGTTTATGGATATTGGGTCTATGGCGGGCGTGGCGGCTACGGACTGGAGCTGGTCACCGCTGTTGGCTGATTACGACAACGATGGCATAAAAGACTTGTTTGTGGCTAACGGTATTGTTCACCGACCCAATAACCTGGATTATGTAAAGTTTGCCGCTGATGATTCGTTGCGGTATGCGATGGAAACGTCGCGTTCGCTCGACAACCGGGCTGTCAAGCTTATGCCCGAAGGTAAGGTACATAATTATCTGTACCGGGGAACATCAACCTTACAGTTTGAAGACAAGTCTACCGCCTGGGGTTTCCAAACCCCCAACTTTTCGAATGGGGCGGCTTACGCGGACCTGGACAATGACGGCGATCTGGATCTGATTACGAACAACATTGACGACCCGGCGGGATTGTATCGAAACGATGCCAATGAGGTCTTTCCAAATAACAAGCATCTGACCATTAAGCTGAAAGGGGATGCGCCAAATACGTTTGGCGTAGGAGCGAAGGTGATTCTCAAGTACAACGACACGACGCTTGTCCAACAGCTGATGCCAACGCGAGGGTTTGAGTCGTCGGTTGCGCCCGAATTGTTGTTTGGTATCGGACAACATGATTCGGTCGATTCCCTTATTGTCATCTGGCCGAACCAGCAGATGGAAATTCAGCGGAATGTAAAGGCTAACCAAACAATCACGTTACAGCAAGCCAAAGCGAAGCTGGATGGAAAAAACTTCCGCTACACGGCTCCCGCAGTCTCTCCGCTGTTTGCTGATATAACCGCGAACGATTCGATCCCTTACAAGCACAAAGAAAACAAGGAGTATTTCGATTTTGTGCGTGAGCCCTTGATGCCGTTTGAACTATCGACCGAAGGACCGCATCTGGCCGTTGGTGACGTAAACGGCGACGGACTGGAGGACATGTATGCGGGTGGTGCCAAATGGCAGGTTGGAAGCTTATTGATCCAGCAGCCTGACGGACGCTTCAAATCGTCTGTTCAGCCGGCATTTATCACTGATTCTACGTATGAAGACGTGGATGCTGTATTCTTCGATGCGGATGGTGACAAGGATCTGGATCTGTATGTCGTATCGGGTGGTAACGAGTTCTATGATAAAATGCCCGAACAGTTCGACCGGCTCTACCTGAACGATGGCCGGGGGGAATTCAGCCGGGCTCCCAGTGCACTTCCGCCGATGTATGACAGCAAAAGCTGCGTCCGACCTGTTGATGTCGATAAGGATGGCGATCTGGATTTGTTTGTGGGTGGTCGCGTAATGGGTTTCAATTACGGTAAATCGCCAAACTCGTACTTATTGATTAACGATGGGAAAGGCCATTTTTCAGATCAAACCGACAAACGGGCTACTGGCCTTCGGAAAGCAGGCATGATTACCGACGCCGTATGGGCTGATTACGACGGTGATAAAGACCCCGATTTGATCGTAGCCGGCGATTGGATGCCTCTTAAGATCTTTATCAATGATAAAGGTAAACTCTCGGAAATCGGCCCAATCACCGAAGGGGAGACGCCCCTGAACGGCTTTTTTCAGCGCATCATTGCCGCTGACTTTGATCGCGATGGTGATATTGACCTGATGGCGGGCAATCTGGGTACGAACACAAAATTTCGCAAAAGACCAGATTCACAGCTACGGATGTGGGTAAAAGATGTTGACAATAACCAGACGACGGAGCAAATTATTGCCTACAACCGGGGCAACGACTGGTATCCCCTGGCGTTCAAAGATGAACTGGGCAAGCAGATGCCCGGAGTAATCAATAAGCGCTTTACCGATTACGTATCATTTGCCGGAAAACCGCTGAATAATGTATTAACCGACAGTGAATTGAAGGATGCCGATGAACTGACCGTCAATCAGTTTGCGTCGGTTTATCTGGAAAATAAAAACGGCAAATTCGTTGTTCATGAACTTCCTATGATGGCGCAGGTGTCGAAATTGTTTGCGTTACAAGCGATCGATATTGATCATGATGGTGATCTGGATGTGCTAGGGGGTGGCAATTTCTACAACGTCAGCACGTATCAGGGACGGTACGATGCCAGTTACGGGCTAGTACTGAAAAATGACGGCAAAGGCCATTTCACAGCCTTGTCACCAGTCGATACCGGGTTCTTGCTCAACGGTGAGATTCGGGATATTCGTCCATTGCAAACCGCACAGGGACCACTGATCGTGGTCGCCAGAAATGGAGCAGGTCTGCAATTGTTTAAGCCGTTAGATTCAGGGAAACCAGCTTTCTAA